Proteins encoded together in one Schumannella luteola window:
- a CDS encoding M13 family metallopeptidase — protein MTDAALPSGIELEELDPATRPQDDLFRHVNGRWLDRTEIPSDKARYGTFYQLAEQAEESVRDIIQEAAQAEPGTEHRKFGDLFTSFLDTDRIEALGVEPIRPLLAEVADIAGIAAFLPALGRFERGGVGGVLGAYVDNDPGDPSRYVVNLVQSGLGLPDESYYREAKFAELREKYVAFLERILGLAGLDGDGEHSAAARAARILALETDLAAAHWDKVASRDAEKTYNLRTWAELEQAAPGADLAGWLHGLDAPDAAFAEVVLHQPSYLEALPALLVADRLDAWKDWLGWQIVRAFAPYLSTEVVQANFDFYGTALTGAPEIRARWKRGVSFVEGAMGEAVGKVYVDRHFPPTAKQGMDALVAKLVEAYRDSIQNLEWMTPATRERALEKLEKFTPKIGFPDRWRDYSSLEVSADDLIGNVRAANEFEFQRELGKIGKPLDRDEWFMTPQTINAYYNPGFNEIVFPAAILQYPFFDETRDAAANYGAIGAVIGHEIGHGFDDQGSRFDGDGRLTDWWTAEDRAAFEQRTGSLIAQYDALVPPQLAGDAAGSSDGADAADGDAAETNHVNGALTIGENIGDLGGLGIAWKAYLLSLDGQQPPVIDGLTGAQRFFLSWSQAWRTKLRDAEALRLLSIDPHSPAEFRCNQIVRNIDVFYSAFDVTSDDDLWLDPEDRVTIW, from the coding sequence ATGACCGACGCCGCGCTGCCCTCGGGGATCGAGCTCGAGGAGCTCGACCCCGCCACCCGCCCGCAAGACGACCTCTTCCGTCACGTGAACGGCCGGTGGCTCGACCGCACCGAGATCCCCAGCGACAAGGCGCGCTACGGCACCTTCTACCAGCTGGCCGAGCAGGCCGAGGAGTCGGTGCGCGACATCATCCAGGAGGCCGCGCAGGCCGAGCCGGGCACCGAGCACCGCAAGTTCGGCGACCTGTTCACGAGCTTCCTCGACACCGACCGCATCGAGGCGCTCGGCGTCGAGCCGATCCGCCCGCTGCTGGCGGAGGTCGCCGACATCGCCGGCATCGCGGCGTTCCTTCCGGCCCTCGGCCGCTTCGAGCGCGGAGGAGTCGGCGGCGTGCTCGGCGCCTACGTCGACAACGATCCGGGCGACCCGTCGCGCTACGTCGTGAACCTCGTGCAGTCGGGGCTCGGGCTGCCCGATGAGAGCTACTACCGCGAGGCGAAGTTCGCCGAGCTGCGCGAGAAGTACGTCGCGTTCCTCGAGCGCATCCTGGGTCTCGCCGGGCTCGACGGCGACGGTGAGCACAGCGCCGCCGCGCGCGCCGCCCGCATCCTCGCGCTCGAGACCGACCTCGCCGCCGCGCACTGGGACAAGGTCGCCAGCCGCGACGCCGAGAAGACCTACAACCTGCGCACCTGGGCCGAGCTCGAGCAGGCCGCGCCCGGCGCCGACCTGGCCGGCTGGCTGCACGGACTCGACGCGCCCGACGCCGCCTTCGCCGAGGTCGTGCTGCACCAGCCGAGCTACCTCGAGGCGCTGCCCGCCCTGCTCGTCGCCGACCGTCTCGACGCCTGGAAGGACTGGCTCGGCTGGCAGATCGTGCGCGCCTTCGCGCCGTACCTGTCGACCGAGGTCGTGCAGGCGAACTTCGACTTCTACGGCACGGCGCTCACCGGCGCCCCCGAGATCCGCGCCCGCTGGAAGCGCGGCGTCAGCTTCGTCGAGGGCGCGATGGGCGAGGCCGTGGGCAAGGTCTACGTCGACCGGCACTTCCCGCCGACGGCGAAGCAGGGCATGGATGCGCTCGTCGCGAAGCTCGTCGAGGCCTACCGCGACAGCATCCAGAACCTCGAGTGGATGACCCCCGCGACCCGCGAGCGCGCTCTCGAGAAGCTGGAGAAGTTCACGCCGAAGATCGGCTTCCCCGACCGCTGGCGCGACTACTCGAGCCTCGAGGTCTCGGCGGATGACCTGATCGGCAACGTGCGGGCCGCGAACGAGTTCGAGTTCCAGCGCGAGCTCGGCAAGATCGGCAAGCCGCTCGACCGCGACGAGTGGTTCATGACGCCGCAGACGATCAACGCGTACTACAACCCCGGGTTCAACGAGATCGTGTTCCCGGCGGCGATCCTGCAGTACCCCTTCTTCGACGAGACGCGGGATGCGGCGGCCAACTACGGCGCGATCGGCGCCGTCATCGGCCACGAGATCGGACACGGATTCGACGACCAGGGCTCGCGCTTCGACGGCGACGGCCGCCTCACCGACTGGTGGACGGCCGAGGACCGCGCCGCGTTCGAGCAGCGCACGGGCTCGCTCATCGCGCAGTACGACGCGCTCGTGCCGCCGCAGCTCGCGGGCGACGCGGCGGGCTCCAGCGACGGGGCGGACGCGGCCGACGGCGACGCCGCCGAGACCAACCACGTCAACGGCGCTCTCACGATCGGCGAGAACATCGGCGACCTCGGCGGGCTCGGCATCGCCTGGAAGGCCTACCTGCTCTCGCTCGACGGCCAGCAGCCTCCGGTCATCGACGGACTCACCGGTGCGCAGCGCTTCTTCCTCAGCTGGTCGCAGGCCTGGCGCACGAAGCTGCGCGACGCGGAGGCGCTGCGCCTGCTGTCGATCGATCCGCATTCGCCCGCGGAGTTCCGCTGCAACCAGATCGTCCGTAACATCGACGTGTTCTACTCGGCTTTCGACGTCACGTCGGATGACGACCTCTGGCTGGACCCGGAAGACAGAGTCACGATTTGGTAG
- a CDS encoding MATE family efflux transporter produces the protein MNSPDPRRRLLALRTPHDREIGRLSIPALGALVAEPLFLATDTALVGHLGATPLAALGLAGTVLQTAVGLLVFLAYATTPAVARRLGAGDEPGALRAGIDGLWLALGVGVALVVLGSVGADAVTGWFGADPTVASAASTYLRVAVWGLPPMLVVVAATGLFRGLQDTRTPLVIAVAGFGANALLNALLIYGVGWGLVGSAVGTVLAQLGMAIACVVIAAKHARRVGVPLLPGRGGVLASASAGGWLFLRTLSLRIAIVGTVVAATAHGTTALAATQVLATLFSIIALALDALAIAGQAMIGHALGASDEARARAILRRLIELSVVGGLGFGILIAAVSPVLGRVFTSDAEVLAAIPGGLLAMAVGLPFAGAVFALDGILIGAGDGRYLALAGLLNLVVAIPLLVLVTVLPLSAAGAVVGVQLTLQVGYMLARLATLGWRIRGGGWVRLGHA, from the coding sequence GTGAACAGCCCGGACCCGCGACGACGCCTCCTCGCGCTGCGCACCCCGCACGACCGCGAGATCGGGCGCCTCTCGATCCCGGCGCTCGGCGCGCTCGTGGCCGAGCCGCTGTTCCTCGCGACCGACACCGCGCTCGTCGGGCACCTCGGCGCGACGCCTCTCGCCGCGCTGGGCCTCGCCGGAACCGTGCTGCAGACTGCGGTCGGCCTGCTCGTCTTCCTCGCCTACGCGACCACGCCCGCCGTCGCGCGGCGGCTCGGCGCGGGCGACGAGCCGGGCGCCCTCCGCGCCGGCATCGACGGGCTCTGGCTGGCGCTCGGCGTCGGCGTCGCACTGGTCGTGCTCGGCAGCGTAGGGGCGGATGCGGTGACCGGCTGGTTCGGGGCCGATCCGACCGTGGCGAGCGCCGCATCCACCTATCTGCGCGTCGCCGTCTGGGGTCTGCCGCCGATGCTCGTGGTGGTCGCGGCGACCGGGCTCTTCCGCGGGCTGCAGGACACGCGCACGCCGCTCGTGATCGCCGTCGCGGGCTTCGGCGCGAACGCGCTGCTCAACGCGCTGCTGATCTACGGCGTCGGCTGGGGCCTCGTCGGCTCGGCGGTCGGAACGGTGCTGGCGCAGCTCGGCATGGCGATCGCCTGCGTCGTGATCGCGGCCAAGCACGCGCGGCGCGTCGGCGTGCCGCTGCTGCCCGGGCGGGGCGGTGTGCTCGCCTCGGCGAGCGCCGGCGGCTGGCTGTTCCTGCGCACGCTGTCGCTGCGCATCGCGATCGTCGGCACGGTCGTCGCCGCGACCGCGCACGGCACGACGGCGCTCGCCGCGACGCAGGTGCTGGCGACGCTGTTCAGCATCATCGCGCTCGCCCTGGATGCGCTGGCGATCGCCGGGCAGGCCATGATCGGGCACGCGCTCGGGGCGTCGGACGAGGCGCGAGCGCGCGCGATCCTGCGCCGCCTGATCGAGCTGTCGGTCGTCGGCGGGCTGGGCTTCGGCATCCTCATCGCGGCGGTCAGCCCGGTGCTCGGCCGGGTCTTCACGAGCGACGCAGAGGTGCTCGCGGCGATCCCCGGCGGGCTGCTCGCGATGGCGGTGGGCCTGCCGTTCGCGGGCGCCGTGTTCGCGCTCGACGGCATCCTCATCGGCGCCGGCGACGGCCGCTACCTCGCGCTCGCGGGCCTGCTCAACCTGGTCGTCGCGATCCCGCTGCTCGTGCTCGTCACCGTGCTGCCGCTCTCCGCTGCCGGCGCGGTCGTCGGCGTGCAGCTGACCCTGCAGGTCGGCTACATGCTCGCCCGGCTCGCGACGCTCGGCTGGCGCATCCGCGGCGGCGGATGGGTGCGGCTCGGCCACGCCTGA